One Dasypus novemcinctus isolate mDasNov1 chromosome 1, mDasNov1.1.hap2, whole genome shotgun sequence genomic window carries:
- the SLC25A31 gene encoding ADP/ATP translocase 4 isoform X2, with protein sequence MHPAKKKPEKKVAEKLFDPKSFAKDLMAGGVAAAVSKTAVAPIERVKLLLQVQASSKQISPEAQYKGMVDCLVRIPREQGFFSYWRGNLANVIRYFPTQALNFAFKDKYKQIFMSGVNKEKQFWRWFLANLASGGAAGATSLCVVYPLDFARTRLGVDIGKGPAERQFKGLGDCIIKIVKADGIVGLYQGFGVSVQGIIVYRASYFGAYDTIKGLLPKPKETPFLVSFLIAQVVTTCSGILSYPFDTVRRRMMMQLMVPGMHRETVPKCLNYILLESQILMNGLSSDNENAF encoded by the exons ATGCACCCTGCGAagaagaagccagagaagaaAGTGGCAGAAAAGCTGTTTGACCCCAAGTCCTTTGCGAAGGACTTGATGGCTGGCGGGGTCGCAGCAGCGGTATCCAAGACCGCGGTTGCGCCCATCGAGCGGGTGAAGCTGCTGCTGCAGGTGCAGGCATCGTCCAAGCAGATAAGCCCGGAAGCACAGTACAAAGGCATGGTGGACTGTTTGGTGCGGATACCCCGCGAGCAGG GTTTCTTCAGCTATTGGCGTGGCAATTTGGCAAATGTTATCCGGTATTTTCCAACGCAAGCTCTAAACTTTGCTTTTAAGGACAAATACAAACAAATTTTCATGTCTGGAGTCAATAAAGAAAAGCAG TTCTGGAGGTGGTTTTTGGCAAACCTGGCTTCTGGTGGAGCTGCTGGGGCAACATCCTTATGTGTAGTATATCCGCTAGATTTTGCCCGAACTCGATTAGGTGTTGACATTGGAAAAG GTCCTGCAGAGCGACAATTCAAAGGTTTAGGTGACTGTATTATCAAAATAGTAAAAGCCGATGGAATTGTTGGTTTATACCAAGGATTTGGTGTTTCAGTTCAGGGCATTATTGTGTATCGAGCCTCTTATTTTGGAGCTTATGATACAATCAAG ggTTTATTACCAAAACCAAAGGAAACCCCATTTCTTGTCTCCTTTTTAATTGCTCAAGTTGTGACTACATGCTCTGGAATACTCTCTTATCCCTTTGACACAGTTAGAAGACGTATGATGATGCag CTAATGGTGCCAGGAATGCACAGAGAAACGGTACCCAAATGCCTAAATTATATCCTCTTGGAGAGCCAAATCTTAATGAATGGACTTTCTTCAGACAATGAGAATGCATTCTAA
- the SLC25A31 gene encoding ADP/ATP translocase 4 isoform X1: MHPAKKKPEKKVAEKLFDPKSFAKDLMAGGVAAAVSKTAVAPIERVKLLLQVQASSKQISPEAQYKGMVDCLVRIPREQGFFSYWRGNLANVIRYFPTQALNFAFKDKYKQIFMSGVNKEKQFWRWFLANLASGGAAGATSLCVVYPLDFARTRLGVDIGKGPAERQFKGLGDCIIKIVKADGIVGLYQGFGVSVQGIIVYRASYFGAYDTIKGLLPKPKETPFLVSFLIAQVVTTCSGILSYPFDTVRRRMMMQSGEAERQYKGTFDCFVKIYQHEGIGAFFRGAFSNILRGTGGALVLVLYDKIKEFLNIDIGGSSSGD; this comes from the exons ATGCACCCTGCGAagaagaagccagagaagaaAGTGGCAGAAAAGCTGTTTGACCCCAAGTCCTTTGCGAAGGACTTGATGGCTGGCGGGGTCGCAGCAGCGGTATCCAAGACCGCGGTTGCGCCCATCGAGCGGGTGAAGCTGCTGCTGCAGGTGCAGGCATCGTCCAAGCAGATAAGCCCGGAAGCACAGTACAAAGGCATGGTGGACTGTTTGGTGCGGATACCCCGCGAGCAGG GTTTCTTCAGCTATTGGCGTGGCAATTTGGCAAATGTTATCCGGTATTTTCCAACGCAAGCTCTAAACTTTGCTTTTAAGGACAAATACAAACAAATTTTCATGTCTGGAGTCAATAAAGAAAAGCAG TTCTGGAGGTGGTTTTTGGCAAACCTGGCTTCTGGTGGAGCTGCTGGGGCAACATCCTTATGTGTAGTATATCCGCTAGATTTTGCCCGAACTCGATTAGGTGTTGACATTGGAAAAG GTCCTGCAGAGCGACAATTCAAAGGTTTAGGTGACTGTATTATCAAAATAGTAAAAGCCGATGGAATTGTTGGTTTATACCAAGGATTTGGTGTTTCAGTTCAGGGCATTATTGTGTATCGAGCCTCTTATTTTGGAGCTTATGATACAATCAAG ggTTTATTACCAAAACCAAAGGAAACCCCATTTCTTGTCTCCTTTTTAATTGCTCAAGTTGTGACTACATGCTCTGGAATACTCTCTTATCCCTTTGACACAGTTAGAAGACGTATGATGATGCag AGTGGTGAGGCTGAACGACAATATAAAGGAACCTTCGACTGCTTTGTGAAGATATACCAGCATGAGGGAATTGGTGCATTTTTTCGTGGTGCCTTCTCCAATATCCTTCGTGGTACAGGGGGTGCTTTGGTGCTGGTTTTATATGACAAAATTAAAGAATTCCTTAATATTGACATTGGAGGAAGTTCATCAGGAGATTAA